The following DNA comes from Phytohabitans rumicis.
TCGCTGCTCTGCGACGCCACGCAATACGGTACGACGCCCGAGCGGCGCGGCGAGTGTCTCTGTCACCCCAGTGGGTGTAGTCGCGATCGTAACGGTGTCGGTCATCACACGGCTTGTAAATGGTGACAGGCATCGAGTCTGGATGTAGATCCTCAAGATCCACTACGGACCAATCATCCTTGTTTTTCATCGTCGGGTTTGGGGTTTTAAAGAAGGGCCTCGCAATAGAAATGTGGGAGCCGTGGATGATGACATCCTCCCACGCCTCTGGCGCACCCCATCGCGTTTCGAAGTAGCCCTTTCTCCAATCGCCGGTTTCGTGCCATCCATCGGATGAGCGCAAGTCTAGCTCTCCGATACGACGCGATCTCGACAATTTGTCGAGGACCGATGCAGTTGAATGATTGATGACAAAGACTGCTTTTGTATGCAAGAGGTCATCTGATGACTCCAGAAGAGTACGCCACGTTTCGATGGTCTCATTCGTCACCTTGGTCAAGCGTCCCTTGTGCGGGCTAAGATCCCACGCCGCCGAGTCATCTTTCATCCCGGGCTCGGGACCGCTGCCGTCGTGAGTTAGTGACCTCTGGGCAGTGTCCGGATGGTAGAGCCAGCATGCTTGTACGAAGTCAGCGTTACTCGTGCGTGCCCCGTGGACTGTAACCCCGAACTGCTTTTCGTCCTTGATCTCGAAGAGTCTAAGCTTATTTTGGAAATGCCAATGCCGGCGTAGCCTTAGGTACAGCTCCGAACGGAGAGCACCAGCGCGCTCGTCGGTGAAGTGCGTGTCATAATGAATCATTCCAACAATCCCGGACGATGACAGATGCCGCCACATCTGCTGCATGAAGCAACGGTATAAGTCCGGCTGCAGCCCTTGCAGATGCGGGTACTGGGCCCTCGAGCCGACGAACTCGGCGAGACAGGCAACGTCTGTCGCGCCATCGATGACAAGGTTCCGGATGCCGGGCAGTTCCAGCGTCGCCTCCCGATGAGCCTGCGCCTCCGTCTGCGCCTGCTTTAGCCCGAGTTGCCACGACGGGTCGCCCTCCGCCAGCAGCGCGTCCATGTCGGTGATCGGTCGGACCCAGGGCGGATTACCAACCTGGAGGTCGAAGCCACCGCGGGCGAACACCGTGGCCAAGTCTAAATTCCAATGAAAGAAGCCCTGCTGGCCGGCCACTCGCTCACACACGACGAGCCACCGGTGGTCCCGCAGCACGTCAACCAGCGGCAACGCGTGGGCGAAGGTGAGTTCGAGTTGCTCGGCTTCGTTCAACTCGTCCCATCTCGCCCCTGCGGCGAGCGTGTCGCGGGGTAGGGTCTTCCTGCGCAGCTCGGGACTGCGGCCGAGCAGCGTCTGCAGCCCTGCGATCCACTGCGCCATCGTGGGCGGCTCCACTCGTACACCGTCTACAGTGGTGAGTTCTTCGGTGAGCGGCCAGAACCACAGCGCGGTCCAGGCGTCCATCACGCGGCGCAGGCGCCGGTAGGCACCGTTCTCGTCGGCGAGCGCCGCCTCGATCTGCTCGCGCTGCACGGCACCGCCGATGGGTAGGTCTCCAGCACCCCACAGCGGGATTGCGCGGCGGATCTCCTGCTCGGCGATGCGCAGCCGCCGGTACGCGATCTGCCACAGCACCTCGACCCGGTGTGCCAGCTCGGCGAGCGCGTTGACCTGCTGCTGGTTCGGCTTCGACTTGACGCTGCTGCGCCATGCCTTGAGGCGTTTGGCCGCGTCGGGCACGAGTGCAGCGGCCTCCTTGGCGTCGGCGGCTGCACCCCAGCCGTTGGCGGGCAGCAGGAAGTGGTGGACGCCGTCGCTGGCGACACGTCCGGCGTCGATGTCCTCCACCAGCGACGTCAGCGGTACGTCGGTCGGCACCGCGCCGAGCCAGGACTTGTCGCTGACCTGGCTACGCCGGTAGACCGCGCGCCGGGCACCGACGAGGGAGTTGCCGCGCCGCAGGTGCAGACCGAACCACGGGGCGGACAGCCCTTCCACCATGGTGTCGAGCCACAGAGAGATCTCGGCCAGCTCGACGGCGGTGGCGTTGAGGTCCACGCCGTACACGTTGTGCAGCGCCAGGTATGCCTTGACCTCCTGGAGGCGGCGCGGGTACTCGTCGGGGTCGATCCGTTCGCCGAGCTCGTCCTGGCGGCGCTTGAGGTACTGCTCGGCGAGCTGCCGCACGGCCTCGATGGCGAACGCGCCCGAGCCGAGCGCTGGCTCGCAGACGGTCATTTCGAGGATCTCTTCGGCCTTGGTGGTGCGGCCGTCCTGGTCGAGTAGCTCTTCCAGCGCCTGGCCGACGGTGAAACGGGTGAGCACCTCGGGGGTGTAGTACGACGCGGACTGCTGGCGCTCCCGCCCGGCGAGGCGGAACACGAACGACCCCCGCTCGTGCAACACCGGCCGTAGTTCACCAGTCGATGAGTCGGGGGCCTTGATGAAGTCGGTGGCCGCGATGCCGTCCGCCCGTTCGACGGGGACGACCCACGAGCCCTTGGAACCGTCGCCGTTCTTGGCCACCTCGTACAGGTCGGTCTCGGCGAAGAAGCCCGTGTACGACATCAGGCCCTCGTAGACCGCGCCGAGCTGGTTGATGCCCAATTCGGC
Coding sequences within:
- a CDS encoding class I SAM-dependent DNA methyltransferase, giving the protein MSGSDAVLVGEGWISEHYFTTEAKGESFRSEVKKRRDAWDAEAKEGRPTPRSRFTDARHSLETDLATLTELLDPATATDLRDAKNPDELATAVHERLLDVLELNQHGLLLDRQGPLLRVSAPGATDRAPLVVVSARPVAAVEDLLARDTVSLREPVQLTEDADEVKSAARLLSALFVADDAPDLILVLAGRWALLAERERWAEGRYLAVDVQLVCERNDTKKGGEIDRALTCLCAQSIGPDADGKLWWHGILEASVKHTVGVSKDLRDGVRLSIEIIANEVVRRRRDKGLDPLPASEAQPLAKQSLRFLYRILFLLYAEASPELGVLPVGAQEYDQGYSLDRLRELVQVELATPHGRNGTHLYDSLMVLFRLVDRGHAPATSDDGDVFGEGLTFNALRADLFRPEATAHIDAVGLGNAALQQVLAHLLLSKEARGKDRGFISYAELGINQLGAVYEGLMSYTGFFAETDLYEVAKNGDGSKGSWVVPVERADGIAATDFIKAPDSSTGELRPVLHERGSFVFRLAGRERQQSASYYTPEVLTRFTVGQALEELLDQDGRTTKAEEILEMTVCEPALGSGAFAIEAVRQLAEQYLKRRQDELGERIDPDEYPRRLQEVKAYLALHNVYGVDLNATAVELAEISLWLDTMVEGLSAPWFGLHLRRGNSLVGARRAVYRRSQVSDKSWLGAVPTDVPLTSLVEDIDAGRVASDGVHHFLLPANGWGAAADAKEAAALVPDAAKRLKAWRSSVKSKPNQQQVNALAELAHRVEVLWQIAYRRLRIAEQEIRRAIPLWGAGDLPIGGAVQREQIEAALADENGAYRRLRRVMDAWTALWFWPLTEELTTVDGVRVEPPTMAQWIAGLQTLLGRSPELRRKTLPRDTLAAGARWDELNEAEQLELTFAHALPLVDVLRDHRWLVVCERVAGQQGFFHWNLDLATVFARGGFDLQVGNPPWVRPITDMDALLAEGDPSWQLGLKQAQTEAQAHREATLELPGIRNLVIDGATDVACLAEFVGSRAQYPHLQGLQPDLYRCFMQQMWRHLSSSGIVGMIHYDTHFTDERAGALRSELYLRLRRHWHFQNKLRLFEIKDEKQFGVTVHGARTSNADFVQACWLYHPDTAQRSLTHDGSGPEPGMKDDSAAWDLSPHKGRLTKVTNETIETWRTLLESSDDLLHTKAVFVINHSTASVLDKLSRSRRIGELDLRSSDGWHETGDWRKGYFETRWGAPEAWEDVIIHGSHISIARPFFKTPNPTMKNKDDWSVVDLEDLHPDSMPVTIYKPCDDRHRYDRDYTHWGDRDTRRAARASYRIAWRRRAANTGERTLMSAVLPPGAAHVHNVYSLGRLDGEHDLLPAIQAIMGSLVADFVIRCVPKDDILLKTVNRLPWAPPPLALKDVIALRVLRLNCVTGAYAELWQDCYVSSFRDDTWVGGLEHLRRRPLGEVEPGWNADTPLRIAADRRQALVEIDALVALMLGLTADELCTIYRTQFAVLYGYDRNVYYYDANGRLVPNSVLSVWRKKGERITAEERTASNQAGNTYTYEMPFVTLDREADMRHAYAHFERLLQERS